Proteins from one Cicer arietinum cultivar CDC Frontier isolate Library 1 chromosome 3, Cicar.CDCFrontier_v2.0, whole genome shotgun sequence genomic window:
- the LOC140919675 gene encoding uncharacterized protein: MDELEQTEIREDVNQLKGQMTKILEILQALGNRSDGNPLVDERVPQNTLVRPTDVTPHLHTNYQEGKAQKFPPYGLPPGYTPPIETHLPNNNTLVVATNPQHGTGEFPQVQPSPLTSGFPSSSSQGKSTEAMPMMLNIHHESRSLESNQSQEKWQPLEERLIVIEGGNNYGFDASDLCLVSDVIIPPKFKMPEFSKYKGTTFPKNHLIILPGASLSWYMHLERAHISYWKDLVDAFLKKYKYNLYMAPDRMQLQNMRKRDNETFKEYAQRWRELASQVEPPLSEKEMVTMFINTLQPPFYDKMIGSVSSNFSDLVIIGERVEMGLKSGKISSGYTGLNSTKKVACRCD, translated from the exons ATGGACGAGCTAGAGCAAACAGAAATAAGAGAAGACGTGAACCAGCTCAAGGGGCAAATGACCAAGATCTTGGAGATTTTACAAGCACTTGGAAATAGAAGTGATGGAAATCCTTTGGTAGACGAGAGGGTGCCCCAAAACACTCTTGTTCGTCCAACGGACGTCACTCCACACCTTCACACCAATTATCAAGAAGGGAAGGCACAAAAATTTCCACCTTATGGTCTTCCTCCAGGTTATACCCCACCCATAGAGACTCATCTCCCCAATAACAATACACTAGTCGTGGCTACAAATCCACAACATGGTACTGGCGAGTTCCCTCAAGTGCAACCTTCACCCCTTACTTCGGGCTTTCCTAGCTCTTCATCGCAAGGAAAATCTACCGAAGCTATGCCGATGATGTTAAACATACACCATGAATCTCGATCGCTCGAGAGCAATCAATCCCAAGAAAAATGGCAACCTTTGGAAGAACGCTTGATAGTTATCGAAGGGGGAAACAATTATGGATTTGATGCTTCAGACCTATGCCTCGTTTCTGATGTTATAATAcctccaaaattcaaaatgcCTGAATTTTCCAAATACAAGGGAACTACATTCCCCAAGAACCATCTTATTAT TTTGCCAGGAGCTTCTCTGAGTTGGTATATGCACCTTGAGCGAGCTCATATAAGCTATTGGAAAGATTTGGTGGATGcctttttgaaaaaatacaaatataatctcTACATGGCTCCTGATAGAATGCAGCTGCAAAATATGAGAAAACGAGACAATGAAACATTCAAGGAATATGCCCAACGATGGAGAGAGCTAGCTTCCCAGGTCGAACCCCCTCTATCTGAAAAAGAAATGGTGACCATGTTCATAAACACTCTTCAACCTCCGTTTTATGACAAAATGATAGGAAGcgtttcatcaaatttttctgATCTCGTCATCATAGGTGAAAGAGTAGAAATGGGATTGAAAAGCGGAAAGATTTCTTCCGGATATACCGGATTAAATAGCACAAAAAAAGTTGCCTGCAGGTGCGACTAA
- the LOC105851748 gene encoding uncharacterized protein: MSRENYRTTYPKGYDSNVVCDYHYGAVGHSTENCLALKFKVHDLLKAGWLNFKENEPNVKNNPLPVHGNADGKARCNFHLNEDHSMEECNKFKKELQKLINIGITQIGRWEKDDSMIATQSEEKLGIIIPKPLVIHFTKEESMNAPGDLRTLIVQILSPFSYKDNKAIPWNYNVEVHLVEQKNKDVSSSKATVVTNVSRIGGMTRNGRIYSLGKSQREMRVVFEKAYTDKEKKKVIEEVKKKKVENEKEVSYEEAQEFLKIIQQSECEIVDQLNHTPTRISLLSLLMNYESHRKLLMKILNEAHVTHNITLDKFGGITNNITANNHLTFTDDELPTEERWHNKALHISVMCLDHIISSVLIDNGSSLNVISKSTLAKLPCDGTYMRPSPMVVRAFDGSRREVMGEIDLPVQIGPITFEITFHVMDIVPIYSCLLGRPWIHFVGVVPSTPTPKAEVYGK, translated from the exons ATGTCCAGGGAAAACTATAGAACCACCTACCCGAAAGGATATGACTCGAACGTCGTGTGTGATTACCACTATGGGGCTGTAGGACACTCTACTGAAAATTGCCTAGCTTTAAAATTTAAGGTGCACGATTTGCTTAAGGCTGGATggttgaattttaaagaaaacgaGCCTAACGTGAAAAATAATCCTCTACCAGTCCATG GAAATGCCGATGGGAAAGCAAGATGCAATTTCCACCTCAATGAAGATCATTCCATGGAAGAATGCAACAAGTTCAAAAAAGAACTTCAAAAACTGATAAACATAGGCATCACTCAAATAGGTCGTTGGGAAAAGGATGACAGTATGATTGCAACCCAATCAGAAGAAAAACTTGGCATAATCATCCCAAAGCCATTGGTCATTCATTTCACTAAGGAGGAAAGTATGAATGCCCCCGGTGATTTGAGGACCTTAATAGTTCAGATACTAAGCCCTTTTTCATATAAAGACAATAAAGCCATACCTTGGAACTATAATGTAGAGGTACATCTAGTTGAACAGAAGAACAAAGATGTTTCTAGCTCTAAAGCCACCGTTGTCACGAACGTTTCAAGAATAGGAGGAATGACTAGAAATGGTCGGATATACTCCCTAGGAAAATCACAAAGAGAAATGAGAGTGGTGTTCGAGAAGGCATACACAgataaagagaaaaagaaagtaaTTGAGGAAGTCAAAAAGAAGAAAGTAGAAAATGAGAAAGAGGTTTCTTATGAAGAAGCTCAGGAATTTCTCAAAATCATCCAACAGAGTGAATGCGAAATAGTCGACCAACTCAACCATACTCCTACAAGGATTTCATTGTTATCCCTATTGATGAATTATGAGTCCCACCGGAAGCTATTGATGAAAATACTAAACGAGGCTCATGTCACTCACAACATCACCTTAGACAAATTTGGAGGCATCACAAATAACATCACTGCTAACAATCACCTAACTTTCACAGATGATGAGCTGCCAACCGAAGAGAGAtggcataataaagcactacacatatCAGTAATGTGCCTCGACCATATAATATCAAGTGTCCTCATTGACAATGGCTCCTCGTTAAAtgtcatatcaaaatcaacattaGCAAAACTACCTTGTGATGGTACATATATGAGACCAAGTCCCATGGTTGTTAGAGCTTTTGATGGGAGTCGCAGAGAAGTAATGGGGGAAATCGATCTCCCAGTTCAAATAGGCCCGATCACATTTGAAATCACGTTTCACGTGATGGATATTGTACCTATTTATAGTTGCTTATTGGGAAGGCCATGGATCCATTTTGTCGGCGTAGTGCCATCAACCCCTACACCAAAAGCTGAAGTATATGGTAAATGA